In Saccharicrinis fermentans DSM 9555 = JCM 21142, a genomic segment contains:
- a CDS encoding shikimate kinase, with protein sequence MTQRVYLIGFMGSGKSTLGRWLASAMDGWTFLDLDLFIENKYHKTIPQIFEERGEDEFRKMESFCLQEISSFEKVIVGAGGGTPCFFDHMELMNRSGLSIYLQLSPQGIYDRLQTSKSQRPLLQGLDGDELLDFISVKLKEREPFYKKAMLIADAEKWKVDDFIDAILKYA encoded by the coding sequence ATGACCCAAAGAGTTTATTTAATAGGATTTATGGGAAGCGGAAAATCCACCTTGGGCCGTTGGTTGGCAAGTGCCATGGATGGGTGGACTTTTTTGGATCTGGATCTTTTTATTGAAAATAAGTATCATAAAACAATACCTCAAATATTTGAGGAAAGAGGTGAAGATGAATTCAGAAAAATGGAGTCTTTTTGTCTTCAGGAAATTAGTAGTTTCGAAAAAGTGATTGTGGGAGCCGGGGGGGGGACACCCTGTTTCTTTGATCATATGGAACTGATGAATCGTTCGGGCTTGTCCATTTACCTGCAGCTTAGTCCGCAGGGCATATATGATAGGTTGCAGACTTCTAAATCGCAACGTCCTCTGTTACAGGGTCTGGATGGAGATGAGCTGCTTGATTTTATATCGGTGAAGCTGAAGGAAAGAGAACCCTTTTATAAAAAGGCAATGCTGATAGCTGATGCGGAGAAATGGAAGGTGGATGATTTTATAGATGCTATCCTTAAATACGCTTAA
- a CDS encoding DNA gyrase/topoisomerase IV subunit A, with translation MSDEINTPNEDDLEPNNEEFNSQEKQSGDNPLGQARISNLGGMYKSWFLDYASYVILERAVPHLNDGLKPVQRRILHAMRRMDDGRYNKVANIIGFTMQFHPHGDASIGDALVQLGQKNLLIDTQGNWGNVATGDGAAAPRYIEARLTKFAQEVVFNPKTTHWKMSYDGRNKEPITLPVKFPLLLAQGVEGIAVGLASKILPHNFNELIDASICHLEGKDFEIFPDFPTGGMADVSRYNDGLRGGAVKVRSKIVKEDNRTLNITDIPFGKNSTTLIESIIKANDKGKIKIKKIDDNTADKVEILIHLPNGVSADKTIDALYAFTDCEVSISPNSCLIEDNTPRFMPVSEILKRNTDHTVHLLTRELEIRKGELEEAWHFASLERIFIENKIYQKIEECETMEAIIQTIDHGLDPFKVKLRRAVTRDDIIKLTEIKIKRISRFDAKKADEYISSIEEEMEQIDYNLANIIPFSINYFKHIKKTYGKKYPRQTEIRSFENIEASKVVVKNEKLYINRKEGFMGTSLRRDEFVCDCSDIDDIILFYKDGRYLITKVTDKAFIGKGVLHLAVFKKADTRTIYNVVYRDGKAGFVYVKRFAVTGITRDKEYNVTKGTKGSDILYFSANPNGEAEVLKVILKPKARIRNVIFDYDMATLAIKGRGAMGNILTKYEVQKVALRKKGVSTLGGRKIWFDRDVLRLNSDSRGDYLGEFQADDLILVITKDGHFYHTNFDLTNHYEDNILLIEKYQSDKVWSVAYYDADQKYFYLKRFQIEVSSKAQSFIGDNKKSYLVRVTTVDYPRLEVRFGGEDKERDKMIVEVDEFIGVKSYKARGKRLTTYQVSKINELEPLIKKEEPEKPDEPDTDDEGEGEDTDQMSLF, from the coding sequence ATGAGCGACGAAATTAATACACCAAACGAAGACGATTTAGAGCCAAATAACGAAGAGTTCAATTCCCAGGAAAAACAAAGTGGTGATAACCCGCTTGGACAAGCCCGGATTTCAAATCTGGGTGGTATGTACAAGAGTTGGTTTTTAGATTACGCATCCTATGTGATTTTGGAACGTGCAGTGCCACATCTTAATGATGGATTAAAACCGGTACAGCGAAGAATTCTTCATGCCATGCGAAGGATGGATGATGGAAGGTACAATAAGGTGGCGAATATTATCGGTTTTACCATGCAGTTTCACCCGCATGGTGATGCTTCTATCGGTGATGCCTTGGTACAGTTGGGGCAAAAGAATCTGCTGATAGATACTCAGGGAAACTGGGGTAACGTAGCTACCGGTGATGGTGCTGCGGCTCCGCGTTATATTGAAGCCCGTTTGACCAAGTTTGCACAGGAGGTTGTGTTCAACCCCAAAACAACGCATTGGAAGATGAGTTATGATGGGCGTAACAAGGAGCCTATCACTTTGCCTGTTAAATTTCCTTTGCTCTTAGCTCAGGGCGTGGAAGGTATTGCCGTTGGTTTGGCTTCTAAAATTTTACCTCATAATTTTAACGAGTTGATTGATGCTTCTATCTGTCACTTGGAAGGTAAGGATTTCGAGATTTTTCCGGACTTCCCAACAGGAGGGATGGCAGATGTATCACGTTATAATGATGGTCTGAGGGGCGGTGCTGTGAAGGTGCGCTCTAAAATAGTGAAAGAGGATAACCGAACGCTTAATATCACTGATATACCCTTTGGTAAAAATAGTACAACCCTTATTGAGTCTATTATAAAGGCCAATGACAAAGGGAAAATCAAGATCAAGAAAATTGATGATAATACCGCTGATAAGGTTGAGATTCTTATTCATCTGCCCAATGGTGTTTCGGCCGATAAAACCATTGATGCTCTTTACGCTTTTACCGATTGTGAGGTGTCTATTTCGCCCAACTCTTGTTTGATTGAGGACAATACACCTCGCTTTATGCCCGTTTCGGAGATATTAAAGCGGAATACCGATCATACAGTGCACCTCTTAACAAGGGAGCTGGAGATTCGTAAGGGTGAATTGGAAGAGGCATGGCATTTTGCATCGCTCGAGCGCATCTTTATTGAGAATAAAATTTATCAAAAAATTGAGGAGTGTGAAACGATGGAGGCCATCATTCAGACCATCGATCATGGACTGGATCCGTTTAAAGTAAAATTGCGCCGGGCAGTGACTCGTGATGATATTATTAAGCTTACCGAAATTAAGATTAAGCGTATCTCGAGGTTTGATGCTAAAAAGGCTGATGAGTATATTTCGTCTATTGAGGAGGAGATGGAACAGATCGATTATAACCTGGCGAATATTATTCCATTTTCGATTAATTATTTTAAACATATTAAAAAGACCTACGGGAAAAAGTATCCCCGTCAAACAGAAATCAGAAGTTTCGAGAATATCGAAGCTAGTAAGGTGGTTGTAAAAAACGAGAAACTGTATATCAATCGTAAGGAAGGATTTATGGGTACTTCGTTGCGACGTGATGAATTTGTCTGCGATTGTTCTGATATTGATGATATTATTCTCTTTTATAAAGATGGTCGTTACCTGATCACTAAAGTAACGGATAAGGCTTTCATCGGTAAGGGGGTATTGCACCTGGCAGTGTTTAAAAAGGCAGATACGCGTACCATTTATAATGTGGTTTATCGGGATGGTAAGGCTGGTTTTGTATATGTAAAACGTTTTGCTGTGACGGGTATTACCCGTGATAAAGAATACAATGTCACCAAGGGTACTAAAGGTTCTGATATCTTATATTTTAGTGCCAATCCCAATGGGGAAGCTGAAGTGCTTAAGGTTATTCTTAAACCTAAGGCCCGAATTCGTAATGTGATCTTTGATTATGATATGGCTACACTGGCCATTAAAGGTAGGGGAGCCATGGGTAATATTCTTACCAAGTACGAGGTGCAAAAGGTAGCCCTACGTAAAAAAGGTGTATCTACACTGGGAGGACGAAAAATTTGGTTTGATAGGGATGTGCTCAGGTTAAATTCTGATAGTAGAGGTGATTATCTGGGTGAGTTCCAGGCCGATGATCTCATCCTGGTGATTACCAAAGATGGTCATTTTTATCATACTAATTTTGATCTTACCAATCACTACGAGGATAATATCTTGCTCATCGAAAAGTATCAGTCTGATAAGGTATGGTCTGTTGCTTATTATGATGCTGACCAAAAATATTTTTACCTTAAGAGATTTCAGATTGAGGTTTCAAGTAAGGCGCAAAGCTTTATAGGGGACAATAAAAAATCTTATTTGGTGAGAGTGACAACCGTTGATTATCCTCGTTTGGAAGTGAGATTCGGTGGTGAGGATAAGGAGCGGGATAAAATGATTGTTGAGGTAGATGAGTTTATTGGTGTTAAAAGTTATAAGGCGAGAGGAAAGCGTTTAACCACTTATCAAGTATCTAAAATTAATGAGTTAGAGCCTCTAATTAAAAAGGAGGAGCCTGAAAAACCTGATGAACCTGATACGGATGATGAGGGTGAGGGTGAAGATACGGATCAAATGTCCTTGTTTTAG
- a CDS encoding DNA topoisomerase IV subunit B: MSQQYSEDAIRTLDWKEHIRKRPGMYIGKLGDGSYPDDGIYVLLKEVMDNSIDEYMMGFGKKIDVTVQEGEVTIRDYGRGIPLGKVIDVASKMNTGAKYDSKVFKKSVGLNGVGIKAVNALSIEFSVTAFREGECKKVDFSQGNITREYDVVPTEEENGTFVTFKPDPLIFEKFTYRDEYIEHLLKNYTYLNAGLAINFNGKVFKSKHGLLDLLHDNMTSPGIYPLIHLSTDDLEVAFTHSNQYGEEYYTFVNGQHTTQGGTHQIAFREALVKTIREFYNKNFDVSDIRTGVIAAVSIKIEEPVFESQTKTKLGSKDMGAEGPSVRNYVVDFVKKELDNFLHRNTEIAEQLMKKILESEKERKAISGIQKLARERAKKVSLHNKKLRDCRVHYSTNKEDAPNSSIFITEGDSASGSITKARNVNTQAVFSLKGKPLNSYGLTRKVVYENEEFNLLQAALNIEDGLETLRYNHVIIATDADVDGMHIRLLLITFFLQFFPELVKNGHLYILQTPLFRVRNKKKTVYCYSDEEKQAAMKKLGANPEITRFKGLGEISPDEFKHFIGKDIRLESVRMKKEDSVKELLTFYMGKNTPNRQEFIIENLVIEEDPA, from the coding sequence ATGTCGCAGCAATATTCAGAAGACGCTATTAGAACATTAGATTGGAAAGAGCATATTCGCAAACGTCCCGGAATGTACATTGGTAAGTTGGGTGACGGTTCTTATCCTGATGACGGAATCTATGTGCTCTTAAAAGAGGTTATGGATAACTCCATTGATGAGTATATGATGGGGTTTGGGAAAAAAATTGACGTTACTGTGCAGGAGGGGGAGGTTACTATTCGCGACTACGGGAGAGGTATCCCCCTGGGTAAGGTGATTGATGTGGCTTCTAAAATGAATACAGGGGCTAAGTATGATTCTAAAGTGTTTAAAAAATCTGTGGGACTTAATGGAGTCGGTATTAAAGCGGTGAATGCATTGTCCATAGAATTTAGCGTGACTGCCTTTCGGGAAGGAGAATGTAAAAAGGTTGACTTTTCACAAGGTAATATCACCCGGGAATATGATGTAGTGCCTACTGAAGAAGAGAATGGTACGTTTGTTACCTTTAAACCGGACCCTTTAATTTTTGAGAAGTTTACCTATAGGGATGAATATATTGAACACCTGCTCAAGAATTATACCTATTTGAATGCCGGGTTAGCTATCAATTTTAATGGCAAAGTGTTTAAATCAAAGCATGGCTTACTGGATTTGCTCCATGATAATATGACATCGCCGGGTATTTATCCTCTTATTCATCTTTCAACGGATGATTTAGAAGTGGCATTTACGCATAGTAATCAATATGGAGAGGAGTATTATACCTTTGTCAATGGGCAACATACTACCCAGGGGGGTACTCACCAGATAGCCTTTAGGGAGGCACTTGTAAAGACCATTCGAGAGTTTTATAATAAGAACTTTGATGTTTCTGATATTCGGACCGGTGTGATTGCCGCAGTGAGCATAAAAATTGAAGAGCCGGTTTTTGAATCTCAAACAAAAACCAAACTGGGCTCCAAAGATATGGGCGCTGAAGGTCCTAGTGTTAGAAATTATGTGGTGGATTTTGTGAAAAAAGAGCTGGATAATTTTTTACATAGAAACACCGAGATCGCTGAACAGTTGATGAAGAAGATACTGGAGTCTGAGAAAGAGCGAAAAGCAATATCAGGAATCCAGAAATTGGCTCGTGAGAGAGCGAAAAAAGTAAGTCTGCACAATAAGAAATTGCGCGATTGTCGTGTTCATTATAGTACGAACAAGGAGGATGCACCTAACTCCTCTATTTTTATTACCGAGGGAGACTCAGCCAGTGGTTCCATCACGAAGGCACGTAATGTAAATACTCAGGCTGTTTTTAGCTTAAAGGGAAAGCCCTTGAATTCCTATGGCTTAACACGAAAGGTAGTGTACGAGAATGAGGAGTTTAATTTATTGCAAGCTGCTCTTAATATTGAAGATGGACTGGAAACTTTACGTTATAACCATGTTATTATAGCTACCGATGCCGATGTGGATGGAATGCATATTCGCTTGCTGTTAATTACCTTCTTCTTGCAGTTTTTCCCCGAATTGGTGAAGAATGGTCACCTGTATATTTTGCAAACACCATTGTTTAGGGTGAGAAATAAAAAGAAGACTGTATATTGTTATTCCGATGAAGAAAAACAAGCTGCCATGAAAAAGCTCGGAGCTAACCCTGAAATAACCAGGTTTAAGGGACTGGGGGAAATTAGTCCAGATGAGTTTAAGCACTTTATCGGGAAGGATATACGACTGGAATCAGTAAGGATGAAAAAAGAAGACTCCGTAAAAGAATTGCTTACTTTTTATATGGGTAAAAACACACCAAACCGTCAGGAATTTATTATTGAAAACCTCGTAATAGAAGAAGATCCTGCTTAA